Genomic window (Sulfurovum sp. NBC37-1):
TGATGTCAAAGAGCACCGGCAGGCACTGGCTGTACTTCAGGCACTGCTTTAAGCAATGAAACGGTTCTTCAAGTGGCTTGCGGCACTGCTGCTGACAGCGGCACTTTTCATTGCAGCGATCAACCTCTATATCTCCTGGCAGGCCAAACCCTATATCTATGCCGATGTCAGGAAGGTGCCGCACCGAAAAGCCGCACTGCTTCTGGGTACCAACAAGTATATCGTCAAAGGCAGGAAGAACTACTACTACCTGTACCGCATACGTGCGGCGGAGGCGCTCTGGAAAGCGGGGAAGGTACAGGCCATCGTCGTTTCGGGAACGAATGACAGCAGATACTACAATGAGACTCGGTCGATGTATAAAGATCTCATCAAAGCGGGAGTGCCCCCAAAGTACATAAGTCAGGATTTTGCCGGTTTCCGTACCCTTGATTCCGTGATGCGGGCCGAAGCAATTTTTGATCTCAAAGAGTATATAATCATTTCACAAAAATTCCATCTGGAACGGGCCATTTTCATTGCCAGGGCAAAGGGCCAGAAAGTCATCGGTTTTGAAGCTAAAACCAAAGAGGGAACAAAAGCGGCCTACAAAATGAAAGCCAGAGAGCTGTTGGCACGGACGAAGGCATTTCTGGATGTCTATCTGTTGCAGACCGAACCGAAATTCTATGGAAAAAAAGAGAAAGTACATTATAAACAATGACCTATGATGAATATAAAGAAAAAGTCAAGACACTGAAAAAATGGGCCTATGCCTATTATGTGGAAGACAATCCCGTTGCCACTGATGAAGAGTATGACAGGCTCTACCATGAAGTACTCGATTATGAAATGAAACATCCGGACAAAGCGCTGGAAGATTCTCCGACCAAACGCGTGGGCGGTATCGTACGTGACGAGTTCACCAAGGCAAAGCATATCAAGCGCATGTGGAGCATGGAGGATGTTTTCAGTAAAGAGGAAGTGCAGGATTGGCTGGACCGTGTCGAGAAGAATGTCGGGGAGTGTGACTACTTCTGTGAACCGAAATTCGACGGGGCAAGCATGAACCTGCTCTATGATGACGGCAAACTCCTGCGTGCCATTACAAGGGGTGATGGGGTCGTGGGTGAAGAGGTGACAGACAATGTCCGCACCATCCGTTCTGTACCTCTCGTGATCGACTACAAAGGGCTTATCGAGATCCGAGGAGAAGTGGTGATCAGAAAAGATGATTTTGAACAGATCAATGAAGAGCGTCTGAAAGCAGGTGAAGCTCCCTTTGCCAATCCGCGTAATGCTGCAGCGGGAAGCCTGAGACAACTGGATTCCTCTGTAACGGCAAAACGCCGCCTGGTCTTCTACCCCTGGGGTATCGGCGAGAATACACTTGATCAGAAAAAACTTTCAGAGAAGATGGAATTTATCTATGGACAGGGGTTTTTAAGACCGCCCTACCATGAAGCATGCCACACGATCGATAACATAGAGAAGTTCTATCAGTTCCTGATCTCCAAACGCGATGAGATCCCCATGATGATGGACGGCATGGTCATCAAAGTGGATGAGATAGAGAAGCAGGAGGAACTTGGCTATACAGTGAAGTTCCCCAGGTGGATGTGTGCCTACAAATTCCCGGCCGTCGAAAAGGTCACACAGATTAGGGCGATTACGCTTCAAGTGGGACGTACGGGCGTGATCACACCGGTGGCTGAGATCGAACCAGTCAATATTGAAGGGGCAATGGTCAGCCGCGCCACACTGCACAATTTCGATGAGATCGAGCGTAAAGATATCCGTATCGGTGATCATGTGATCATCATACGAAGCGGTGACGTGATCCCCAAGATAACCAAAGTATTGATAGACAGAAGAACGGGTGATGAGATACCGGTCGAACGGCCGACGCACTGTCCGACCTGCGGAAGTGAACTTCTCGATGAGGGTGCGCTGATTAAATGCCAGAACCTTGAGTGTCCCGACCGTGTGATCAATACTATCATCCACTTTGCAAAAAAAGGATGCATGGATATCGATGGACTCGGCAGCAAGATCGTCGAGCAGCTGGTCAAAGAGGGGAAGATACATGACATTCTGGATCTTTACAGTCTGACCTATGAGGATCTTGCCGATCTGGAAGGTTTCAAGGAAAAGAAGATCAGCAATCTGCTTGATGCCATCGCTGCAAGTAAAGGTGCGCCGCTCCATCGTCTTATTACTGCTATGGGGATAGAGCACATCGGTGAAGTGGCAAGCAGGGCTTTGGCGCTGGAATTCGGTCTGGGTATCGTCGATGCGAAGTATGAAGATATCGTGGCTATCGACGGCATCGGAGAAGAGATGGCCAATTCACTGCTGGAGTTCATGCGGGTCAACAGGGAGAAGGTGTTGAAATTGTTCAACACGATCAAACCTACGGTTGAAAAGAAAGTGGAAGCCAAAGAGAACCCTTTCAAAGGCAAAATTGTAGTGCTGACAGGTACGATGAGCGAGTCCCGCGGAAAGATTAAGGAGATGCTGGAGGAGCTGGGGGCCAAAGTCAGCGGATCGGTCAGTAAAAAGACCGACTTTGTCATTTATGGTGAAGATGCAGGAAGCAAATTGACCAAAGCGGAGAGTTTGGGTGTACCGACCCTGACGGAAGATGAGATGAGGGCAATGCTGTGAGGCTGGACAAATACCTGGTAGAAGAGGGCTATTTCGAGAGCCGGAACCGTGCATTGGAAGCCATCAAGGCAGGACAGGTGACCGTGGACGGGAAAAAGGCAAAGCCCTCGGTCAAGATCGATACGAATTCTTATGTTGAAGTAGCGGATGCCAAATTCTATGTCTCTCGTGCTGCCAGAAAACTGGAGAGCTTCCTTTCGGAACATCCTGTAGAGATACAGGGTAAAAGTGCGTTGGATATCGGTTCGAGTACGGGAGGGTTTGCCCAGATCGTACTTGAAAACGGTGTGGCATCGCTTACCTGTGTAGATGTGGGAAAGGACCAGCTGCATTTTTCCATACGCAGTGATGAAAGGGTCAGTGTACATGAGGAGACGGATATCCGTGATTTTAACACAGAGAAGCCCTTTGAAATGATCACCTGCGATGTTTCTTTTATTTCCATTCTTCAAATTATGAACGACATAGACCGTCTGGTAGAGAAGGGTGCCGATATTATTATTCTCTACAAACCACAGTTCGAAGTGGGCAGGGATGTCAAACGAGACAGCAGAGGGGTGGTGCAGGATCTCGATGCTATTGCCAGAAAGAAAGAAGTTTTTGAAGCAGAGGCATCGAGCCTGGGATGGGAAGAAGAGTTTCAGGCACTCTCTACCCTGGCAGGCAAAGAGGGAAACCGGGAGTACCTCTATCATTTTATAAAAGCGTAGGGTGCGTAACCACGCACCAAGAGGGGAACAATTTGAAAATACAAAACAATATCAGATCTATCGCTATCGGTTCTTTCGACGGTATGCACGTGGCACACATGAAAGTCGTTGAAGCTGTGGATGCCATTGTGGTCATAGAGCGTAACGGTGGGTATCTTACACCGGGGTACAAACGATCCCTCTATACAGACAAGATGTGCTGTTTCTACTTTTTTGATACGATAAAATCGTTGAGCCCGGAAGATTTTGTCGAAAAACTAAATGAGGATTTTCCCCGACTGGAGCGTATCGTAGTAGGGTATGATTTCGCTTTTGGGAAGAACAAGGCCGGCAGTGCCACAACACTGAGGGAACTTTTTGACAAAGAGGTTGTCATTGTCGATGAGATATGCCTTGAAGGTATTCCTGTACACTCAAGGACCATCAAAGCCTATCTTCGTGAAGGAAATATTTACATGGCCAACAAGTTGCTTGGCAGACACTATAGTATCAAGGGAAGAGTGATTCCCGGACAGGGATTGGGTAAAAAAGCACTGGTTCCTACACTGAACCTGAAGGTAGAACACTATCAGCTTCCTCTGGAAGGGGTATATGCGACACAAACAAAGATAGGATCATCCTGGTACCATTCTGTCAGCTTTCTGGGACACCGTGTAAGCACGGATGGTTCCTTTGCGGTGGAAACACATATTATTGATAAAGATATTGGCATGGTGGAAGGGGAGATCATATTGGAATTCAGGGCTTTGATACGAAAGAACAGAAAATTCGATACGCTTGATATGCTGAAAGGGCAGATAGAAAAAGATATAGAAAGGGCAACAGCATTACTGAATGAGTCTTCCTCAGGCTAAAGCGTAGGTATTGTTACAGACAAGATTTTCATAACTCCCAAAGAATGAGATACTGTTCTTCCCCTCTTTTTTGGCTTCATACATAGCCTGATCAGCTACGCTGAGAATCTCTTCCGATGTCCGGGCATCATTGGGGTAGACAGCAGCACCGATACTGATGCCCACATTCAGTTCGATACCGTTGATCGTGAAGCTTTGATTGGTAAGTGTACGGATCTTGTCAAGGATGGTCTCAAGACTTTCAAACTCTTTCAACTCTTCTATCAGGATCACGAATTCATCTCCGCCGTAACGGCAGATAGTATCGTTCTTCCTTAATGTCGATTTCATGATATCGGCAATATGTTTGAGTACTTTATCACCAACGGAATGTCCATAGGTATCATTGATGGGCTTGAAGTTGTCAAGATCACAGAAGATCAGTGCAAAACACTTGTCAAAACGTTTGGCGTGTTCGATGGCATGTTCCAGACGGTCATTGAGTACCAGCCTGTTTGAAAGTCCCGTTAACGGGTCATGTGTGGCCAGGTAAGCCTGGTCATGCGCATCTTTGCGCTGATGGGTAACATCGGAGAAGATACCTATGTACTGCTCGATATTCTCCTCGGCATCCCTGATCGTATTGATAGTGAGCCATTCAATATAGATCTCACCGTTCTTCTTACGGTTTGTGATCTCTCCCTGCCAGTATCCGCTGTCAGTGATCCTTCGCCACATTTCATCATAGAAGTGCTTGGTATGGTTTCCTGATTTCAGGAGTTTTGGGTCTTTTCCTATCACTTCGGAAGGCTGATAACCGGTGATATCTGTAAAAGCGGAGTTGACATGTACGATACGATTGTCTGCATTGGTGATAAGTACCCCGTCCATCGTATGTTTGAATACCAGAGAAGACATTTCAAGTGACTGGATATTGCGTTTGTTGTTGATGGCTGACCCGATGATGGAAGAGACGGTACTGAGCATTTCAATATCTGAATTCTTGAGAGGCTGATCGGCATTGCTTCCTATGCCCAGAAATCCCCACCATTCATGATTTACAAAGATCGGGAGGATCAGAAGACATTCTATCTTGAAAGCTGAAAGCAGTTTCTGTTTTGAACGGTCATAGACATTGATACTGCCATTGACCGAATGACCGCGTTCCAGTGCCTTTTTCCAGCGCATAAGATGGTTCTTTTTGTAGTGTATACGTTTTCTGGCTCTTGCTTTTTTGTTGTCATTGATCGCCAAAAGTTGTGAGGCATAGAGAGGATCTTCTTTGTCATCCGCCTCATTTTTATAGATGAAAACGGCAGATGTCTCCGAAGCGATCTTGAGGTTATGCATCTCTACATACAGTGCGGTCATCCAGTCGGTCTGCTGAAGGAAATTGTGTGACATCTGATTGATGGCATGCAGTATGTTCTGCTGACGTGTCAATTCTGCCTGTATGCGCCGTTTCTCCATGACTTCATCGACAAGGTGCTGCAGGACCTGGGCAAAAAGTTTGGCTTCGAACGGTTTGGAAAAGAACTGGTTCACACCATACTGTATGGCTTTGAGGAGGATATCGCGGTTCTCGAAGTTCGTAAAGATGGCGATCTTGACATGCTCGTCGATTGCCCGTATTTCCCGGACCATCTCAAGTCCGCCCATGCGGGGCATATTGATGTCGGAGAGGACGATCTCTGGACGGTGTTCCATGAAGAGTCGAAGTCCCTCTTCACCGTCAGCGGCGATGAGGACCTTGTCGGCATAGTTTTCCAGCATATGGCTGAGTATGGCGGTTGATACTCTATCATCATCAACGACAAGAACGGTTAACTGCTGCATCTCCACCTACCCATTTATAAATAATGTATGTACATTATAAAGTTTTTTTCTTAGTGTAAACGTAAAAAATATAAAATTTATACTATTTGTTATTAAAATATAATAAAATAATTTATTGGACTTATGAAAACTATAAGAATGTAACTTGAGGGCAGCTTGTGTTAAAATGGCGTTATGAAAGATAAAGTATTTGAAAAACCCATAGAAAAGAAATTTGAATTCGATCAGGCGGTCGCCTCTGTCTTTGACGATATGCTCAGCCGTTCGGTTCCTTTTTACGATGAGGTAAGACATCTGGTGATCTCACTGATCCTTGCAGAACAGCGGGAGGGTATGAAGGTGCTTGATCTGGGAGCCTCGACGGCGAAATTCCTGCTGGACCTGCACAGCAAGATGGAGGCCGGAATGCAGCTCAAAGGCATAGACAATTCACCTGCCATGCTTGAGCGGGCAGAACAGAAATGTCAGGCATTCGGGGCAAGTATCGATCTGGCGTTGGCGGATATGATGGAATACAGCTATGAAGAAGAAGATATCATCGTGGCGAACTACACGCTGCAGTTTATCCGTCCCATGCAGCGCATCGAACTGGTAAAACGTCTTTATGAGAGCTTGAACGAGGGCGGGATGTTCATCTTTTCGGAAAAAGTGGTCTTTGAGGACAAACGTCTGGATAAAGAGATGATCGACATTTATTATGATTACAAGAAGACTCAGGGCTACAGCGAATATGAGATCGCACAGAAGCGTGAAGCCTTGGAAAATGTACTGATCCCGTTCACGATCGAAGAGAATATCCGTATGTGCCGGGATGCCGGATTTAGAAATATCAGCACGATCTTTCAGTGGGCGAACTTCGTAACATTTGTTGCCAAAAAGTAACACTTTTGTGGTACAGCCCTGAAATGCGGGTTTCATTAATTAATATCAGTTGTTCACAGTTTATTCACCATGTGAAAAGATAAAAAATTTGAATAATTTTATTCCTCCCCTGCTCATCGGGTTTCATTAATTAATATCAGTTGTTCACAGCTTATTCACTGAGTGAAAAGTACATTTTTTTTATAAATCCAAAGTATTATTTAAGATATTTTCAGCAATGTCTCCATATCCATATAATTTTCATCGTTTTTCAGATATAATCTTTGCAATTTATTTTCAAGGAACTTATTATGAGTTGGACACCAGGCAGTTGGAGAGATTTCCCCATTAAGCAACAACCAACCTATCAGGATCAGGAAACACTTCAAAAAGTCGAAGCGGAATTGAGCTCTTACCCACCGCTTATTTTTGCAGGTGAAGCAAGAAACCTCAAGCGCAAGCTTGCTGCAGCCGGACGCGGAGAGGCCTTCCTTTTGCAGGGTGGTGACTGTGCCGAGAGCTTTGCAGATTTCAATGCTGAGACCATCAAGAACCTTTTTAAACTGATGCTCCAGATGAATATGGTCCTCATGTACTCTACGGGCAAACCGGTTGTAAAGGTAGGGCGTATTGCGGGACAGTTCGCCAAGCCGAGGTCTTCCGATTTTGAAGAGGTCGATGGTGTCAAACTTCCAAGTTACCGTGGAGACATCATCAACGGTATTGAGTTCACTGAAGAGGCAAGAATACCGAACCCGCATAACATGATCCGTGCCTACAACCAGTCGGCAGCCACACTGAACCTTGTACGTGCCTTCTCAAGAGGCGGTCTGGCAGACCTGAACAAAGTACATCAGTGGAACCTCGACTTTATCAAGGATAACCCGCTGGGTAAACGCTATGACGAGCTAAGTGACAAGATAGACCATGCGATGAAGTTTATGTCAGCCTGCGGCCTGACCAGCGAAACGATGCCACAGCTGCACCAAACGACACTCTATACATCACATGAAGCACTGCTTCTGAATTATGAAGAGGCATTGACACGTTTGGATACGGAGACAGGTGAATGGTATGACTGTTCAGCGCATATGCTCTGGATCGGTGACAGAACGAGAGACCTGAACGAGGCGCATATCGAGTACTTTAGGGGGATCAAAAATCCTATTGGATGTAAAGTGGGACCGAGTATGGGTGAAGATGAACTCATCGAGCTCATTGATGCGCTCAACCCGGACAATGAAGAGGGGAGATTGAACCTGATCGTCCGTATGGGAGCGGAGAAGATCGCAGAATTCTTCCCCCCTCTTCTAAAAAAAGTACGTGATGCAGGGAAGAACGTCGTCTGGACGATAGATCCGATGCATGGGAATGTCGAGAAGTCTTCCAGCGGTTTCAAAACCAGAGATTTCGACAATATTCTCTCGGAAGTAAAGCAGTTCTTCTCTATTCATAAAGAGATGGGTACAGTTGCTGCAGGTATTCACCTGGAGATGACGGGGAACGATGTGACAGAGTGTACGGGAAGTACATCCTGCGCGATTACTGCGGAAGGGCTTGCAAGCCGTTACCACACGCAGTGCGACCCAAGACTTAACGCTTCCCAGGCACTTGAGCTTGCTTTCATGCTCTCCGATACAATCAGCGGAGCAGATCAGTAAATAAATCGCGTAGGGTGTCCGTCCCCCGACGGCACCATTTATTTCACCGTAAAGATATTATTTCCCTCTTCATACCTGTAGTCCAGTTCCATATGATGGATATCCAGAATACTTTTTACAATGTAGATCCCCAGTCCCAATCCGCCTTTTGACGTATGGAAAGGTTTGAAGTAGTTTTCCAGAGGTTCCGGAAGTGCTGCAGATTTGTTGATGATTTCTACATGATCCTTCTCTATCCTGACAGTGACATGTTTATCCGTGCTGTATTTGATGGCATTGTCAAGCAGGTTCTTCATGGCCAGTGTGAAGAGCTCGAAATCCACTTTGACGATGTAGTCTTTTTTGACTTCGATACTCACAAGCCGTTCAGGGTTTTCTATCATCAGAATATCGATGCTTGCCTCAGTAAGGTCAGACATTTTGTAGGGTTTGATATGCAGTTCGAAATTCCTTGAAGTGATCTTCTCTATTTTTGCGAATTCATCGATGAGCAGATTGAGACGCTCGAAGATACTGTGCATACGCGCCTTGCTCTTTTCATCCGGTAGCATTTCACTCATCAGACGTCCCTTGGCAATAGGGGTTTTGAGCTCATGCATGATAGCGCGCAGAAAAAGCTGTCTTGACTGCAGAAGTTCACGTATCATCTTCACCGCATGGTCGAACTCGTTGGCGACCTCTGCGATCTCATCGTCTTTGTCACTGGCACAGGAGATATCGAGATTGCCCTCCGAAAAGGTTTTGATCTTGTTCTTGAGTTCGGAAAGGGGTTTGAGACTTCTAACGATCCAGAGGTAAAGGAAAAGAATGAACATGAGTACGATCGAGAATACAATGATACGTTTGACCGGATATCTTGGTTTGTTTCTGTTCTTCAGAAAGAGTTTGAATCGGTCGTTGTTGATCAGTATGATACGTTGAAGGTGAAAGGTATCGACAGCATACTTTTTATATTTACCTTTCTCCTTGAAGTAGCGCTCTATCTGTACCTCCTGTCCCTTGTCTGTGATGAGAGAAACATTCTGCGATTCGAGGTAGGCTTCGTCGATCTTTCCGGTTTTGAGGTAATAGTCGTAGAGATAATGGGCAATCGCTCTCTCCTGAAGGGCATTGTGCTCTTCAAATTTGGCATGGTCGTACTTTACTGACGCGATGAACAGCGAGGCGAGTAGGACCAGCGTAATAGAGAAAACAAGATTGATCTTGTTTCGCAGGGAGTCTTTAAACAAGTTTATACCCTACGCCGCGGACGGCCTGTATGCGTTTGTTGTCTCCGAGTTTGCTGCGGATCTTTGAGATGATGACATCGAGGCTTTTCCCCTGGGAGTCGATACTCATCGTTCCCGAAGTATTGATGATCTGTTCTCTGGACTGTGTGATACCCTGGTGTTTGACCAGCAGTGAGAGAACTTCGAATTCTGCAGGGGTGAGCGAGAGTGCCTGTCCCTTGAAATAGATCGTATCCCCTTTGATCTCAAAATCACTTTTGGGGAGGGTGCTCTGGCTTCCCTTGTCTTTGTTCACACGGTTGAGAATGGACATGATGCGCGCATACATCTCTTTGGGATCATAAGGTTTTGGCAGGTAATCGTAGGCGCCCAGTTCAAAACTTTTGACCTTGTCACTGATGTCGCTTCTCGCTGAAGAGATAATGACAGGCAGGTCATACTTTCTGACAAGCTCTTCACAGACTTCAAGCCCGTCCATACCCGGCAGGGTCAGGTCAAGGATGACCAGATCGAATTTCTTTACGCCTGCGCTCAGCCCCAGGAACGGATCCTCGTAATTGGTGATCTTGATGTCGAACTGTAAAAGATATTCGCTGAGCAGTTCTGCGAATTCCGGATCGTCTTCGATCATGAGAATGTTGATCATAGAAAAGACTCCTTCTTATAATGATTTATGTGTACTATAAATCTATTATAGTACCAAAAGGTTAATTGAAATCAAATCACTTTATAGGTGGAGACTCAAGTTTCTGCCATTCCAGATTTCCCCATTTTTTCAGATCATCCTGCAGTGAGTCCAGTGTCCTGTCTTTATGACAGGCAAAACAGGCGTTGGTCTCTGCTGGCATACCGTACGCTTTTGTCTCTGCTGGGTAGGTGAATGCAAAACGGTGTGAACGTACGGTCAGTGGAGATTTACCCGTATGTTTCCCTGTTCTTGGCATATGGCATTCGATGCAGAGCGATCCTTTGGAGTCCGCCTTGTGATGTGTGTGCTGTTCGATGGTATCCTGGTGCGGTCCGATGACCGATCCTAAGGAATGGCACTTCATACAGGCCTTGTTTCCTTCGGGTTTTTTGGCCGTATTGGTCAGCTTGTGCGGATTGTGGCAGTTGATACAGGTGATCCCATGCTTATACATCCTGTCATGGATATATTCGTTCCCCTGTGTACGGTTCTTTTTTGCCGCACCGTTTGGCCAGAATTCTTTGGTCGCTTTTCCCGGTGCGAACGGTGCGGGGAGTTTGTGGTTGATCAGCGGTTTGCCCGCTTCGTAGCCTTTAGGGTAGTCCATAGCGCTCATCCAGAGGTCTTTAGCCGAGGCCTGCTCCGTCTCCATGCGCTTGTCGCGGTTCCGCATATGGCATTGCAGGCAGACCTCGTTGGTCCTGATGGGGTCTGCCAGACTGGCTTTGAAGACAGGGGAGTTGGGGTCTTCTGCGTGTTTGCTTCCCGGTCCATGACAGCTTTCGCAGGCGATGGCGGGTTCGACACGTTTACCTGTAGACATATAGCCCGTGAAGTGACAGCCGTCGCATGTCGTGGAAGTGGGGAACTGTTTGTTGTCATGCGGGTAGGAATCGTGGTACCAGTACTTATAGGGTTTGAAGTGCTGCCACTTCCCGGTCTGCGTATTCCACTGGTAGTTCCCCAGGCGGTAATCCTCTTTGCCGTTGATGGTCGCAGGGATCATATAGCGCTGTTTGAACTTGCTTCCGATAGTGTAGATAGCATTTTTGAGCGTGAAGTCCGCATCGTCAGGCAGTTTGGAGAAGTCCGCCACGACCACGGAACCGTCCTTTCGGATATCCTGTATCATTTTCGAGTGCATGGAGGCTTTCCAGTCATGATAATGTTCTTTGTGGCACTCTTTGCATTTTTCCGATCCGACGAAATGGGCTTTTTTCTGTGCTTCTGGCTGCAGGTCGAGGTTCATCCCGACACGGGCTTTGGTCAGCTGTGTGTAGTAGGGTGTGATCTTGGGCAGGTTGAACCATGCCACTGCGGCGATCAGCACTAGTCCGAGTAGGGCGAAAACGATCTTTTTCATAGTGTAAACGCTTTTTCCATATGGGCTTTGATCTCATCAAAGGTGTAACGATGGTCTGTAAAATGTTCAAATGCGATGATACCCTGATAGAGCAGCATGTTAGAGCCGTCTTTGGTTGGTTTTCTCAAAGATTTTGCCAGTTTTAAAAAAGGGGTCTCCTTGCCGTAAATGACATCAACGCAGGCTTTGGCAGAAGGGATGACGGCATCGAGCAGTTCCTTTGGAGCGGGAAGTGCATCATCTTCAAGCCCTGCGGAGGTCATATTAATGACAAGGTCGTAGCTTTCGGGTGTGAAGGTCTCAAAGGTAGCCGTTTTAAAGCCCTCCTGCGCGAATCTCTCCAGCCGTCCGGCGCTTCGGTTGAGCAGGGTGACCTCATACCCTTCATCCCTGAGTATGGCGGAAGTGGACTGTGCCGTACCGCCGGCACCCAGAAAGAGGACCTTTTTGACATTCTCAAATTCTGAGATCGCTTTGAGGAAGCCGGGAGCATCCGTATTGTAGCCGTAGAGTATTCCTTTTTTTTCGACGATGGTATTGACCGCTCCTACCTTCCGGGCAAATGGGTCCAGTTCGTCGCAGGCGGCGTAAGCATGCTCCTTGTGCGGCACGGTAATGTTGATACCCCTGAGCCCCAAAGCAAAAAAGGTTTCTTTGAGTTTTGTACCGTCTTCGAGTCTGTAGCGGTTGTAGCATCCCTCAAATCCCAGTCCTTTGAAAGCGAGGTTGTGCATGAGAGGAGATTTTGAATGTGAAACGGGGTTGCCGAAGATGGCAAAGAGTTGTCCTGTCATCTTCTAAAGCGTTTCCATCTCTTTAAGGGTTGCCAGCAGGGCACCGAGTTTGTTCTTCACTTCTAAGTACTCCAGCTCAGGGACAGAGTCCGCAACTATACCGGCACCTGCCTGAAGGGTAATGGAGTCCGGCTTGATGAGAGAGGTCCGTATGGCGATGGCGGAGTCCATATTGCCGTTCAAGGAGAAGTAGCCGACCGATCCGGAGTAGAATCCTCTTTTGAGGCCCTCGAACTTGGCGATGAGCTCCATTGCCTTGATCTTTGGTGCTCCGGTCATAGTACCTGCGGTGAATGTTGCGGCAAAAAGGTCGAACATATCCTTGTCATCCCGGATGACCGCTTCGACATCGGAGACCATATGCATCACGTGAGAGTACTTCTCTACACGCATCATGTCGGTCACTTCTACAGTACCTGTCTTTGCGACACGTCCCACATCGTTACGGCCGAGGTCAATGAGCATGAGGTGCTCGGCACACTCTTTGGGGTCGTTCAGCATTTCAAGCTCAAGCTCTTTGTCCCTTGCATGTGTTTTCCCTCGTTTACGTGTACCGGCGATAGGGCGAAGCAGTATCTCCCCGTCTGTGAGCCGTACCATCACTTCCGGGCTGGAACCACAGATGGAAAAATCCTCATAGTCGAGCAGGAAGAGGTAGGGAGAGGGGTTCTTCGAACGCAACACACGGTAGAAACTCAGCGGATCGATCTTCCCTTTTTGCGTATAGCGGTTGGCAAGCAGTATCTGGAAGATATCTCCCGAACGGATGTGTTCTTTGGATTCAACGACCAGTGCCTTGAAACGTTCTTCGTCAATACTGAAAGTGCCTTCTCCTTCGAGTTCGACCGCTTTGATTTCCATCGGTGTAAAGGTCTCATGCAGCATCTCTTCGATCTGCCCGAACCCTTCTTGCATGCGCGCATCATTGAGGATCA
Coding sequences:
- a CDS encoding SanA/YdcF family protein, coding for MKRFFKWLAALLLTAALFIAAINLYISWQAKPYIYADVRKVPHRKAALLLGTNKYIVKGRKNYYYLYRIRAAEALWKAGKVQAIVVSGTNDSRYYNETRSMYKDLIKAGVPPKYISQDFAGFRTLDSVMRAEAIFDLKEYIIISQKFHLERAIFIARAKGQKVIGFEAKTKEGTKAAYKMKARELLARTKAFLDVYLLQTEPKFYGKKEKVHYKQ
- the ligA gene encoding NAD-dependent DNA ligase LigA: MTYDEYKEKVKTLKKWAYAYYVEDNPVATDEEYDRLYHEVLDYEMKHPDKALEDSPTKRVGGIVRDEFTKAKHIKRMWSMEDVFSKEEVQDWLDRVEKNVGECDYFCEPKFDGASMNLLYDDGKLLRAITRGDGVVGEEVTDNVRTIRSVPLVIDYKGLIEIRGEVVIRKDDFEQINEERLKAGEAPFANPRNAAAGSLRQLDSSVTAKRRLVFYPWGIGENTLDQKKLSEKMEFIYGQGFLRPPYHEACHTIDNIEKFYQFLISKRDEIPMMMDGMVIKVDEIEKQEELGYTVKFPRWMCAYKFPAVEKVTQIRAITLQVGRTGVITPVAEIEPVNIEGAMVSRATLHNFDEIERKDIRIGDHVIIIRSGDVIPKITKVLIDRRTGDEIPVERPTHCPTCGSELLDEGALIKCQNLECPDRVINTIIHFAKKGCMDIDGLGSKIVEQLVKEGKIHDILDLYSLTYEDLADLEGFKEKKISNLLDAIAASKGAPLHRLITAMGIEHIGEVASRALALEFGLGIVDAKYEDIVAIDGIGEEMANSLLEFMRVNREKVLKLFNTIKPTVEKKVEAKENPFKGKIVVLTGTMSESRGKIKEMLEELGAKVSGSVSKKTDFVIYGEDAGSKLTKAESLGVPTLTEDEMRAML
- a CDS encoding 23S rRNA (cytidine-2'-O)-methyltransferase TlyA; this translates as MRLDKYLVEEGYFESRNRALEAIKAGQVTVDGKKAKPSVKIDTNSYVEVADAKFYVSRAARKLESFLSEHPVEIQGKSALDIGSSTGGFAQIVLENGVASLTCVDVGKDQLHFSIRSDERVSVHEETDIRDFNTEKPFEMITCDVSFISILQIMNDIDRLVEKGADIIILYKPQFEVGRDVKRDSRGVVQDLDAIARKKEVFEAEASSLGWEEEFQALSTLAGKEGNREYLYHFIKA
- a CDS encoding bifunctional riboflavin kinase/FAD synthetase, with the translated sequence MKIQNNIRSIAIGSFDGMHVAHMKVVEAVDAIVVIERNGGYLTPGYKRSLYTDKMCCFYFFDTIKSLSPEDFVEKLNEDFPRLERIVVGYDFAFGKNKAGSATTLRELFDKEVVIVDEICLEGIPVHSRTIKAYLREGNIYMANKLLGRHYSIKGRVIPGQGLGKKALVPTLNLKVEHYQLPLEGVYATQTKIGSSWYHSVSFLGHRVSTDGSFAVETHIIDKDIGMVEGEIILEFRALIRKNRKFDTLDMLKGQIEKDIERATALLNESSSG
- a CDS encoding diguanylate cyclase domain-containing protein, whose protein sequence is MQQLTVLVVDDDRVSTAILSHMLENYADKVLIAADGEEGLRLFMEHRPEIVLSDINMPRMGGLEMVREIRAIDEHVKIAIFTNFENRDILLKAIQYGVNQFFSKPFEAKLFAQVLQHLVDEVMEKRRIQAELTRQQNILHAINQMSHNFLQQTDWMTALYVEMHNLKIASETSAVFIYKNEADDKEDPLYASQLLAINDNKKARARKRIHYKKNHLMRWKKALERGHSVNGSINVYDRSKQKLLSAFKIECLLILPIFVNHEWWGFLGIGSNADQPLKNSDIEMLSTVSSIIGSAINNKRNIQSLEMSSLVFKHTMDGVLITNADNRIVHVNSAFTDITGYQPSEVIGKDPKLLKSGNHTKHFYDEMWRRITDSGYWQGEITNRKKNGEIYIEWLTINTIRDAEENIEQYIGIFSDVTHQRKDAHDQAYLATHDPLTGLSNRLVLNDRLEHAIEHAKRFDKCFALIFCDLDNFKPINDTYGHSVGDKVLKHIADIMKSTLRKNDTICRYGGDEFVILIEELKEFESLETILDKIRTLTNQSFTINGIELNVGISIGAAVYPNDARTSEEILSVADQAMYEAKKEGKNSISFFGSYENLVCNNTYALA
- the cmoA gene encoding carboxy-S-adenosyl-L-methionine synthase CmoA gives rise to the protein MKDKVFEKPIEKKFEFDQAVASVFDDMLSRSVPFYDEVRHLVISLILAEQREGMKVLDLGASTAKFLLDLHSKMEAGMQLKGIDNSPAMLERAEQKCQAFGASIDLALADMMEYSYEEEDIIVANYTLQFIRPMQRIELVKRLYESLNEGGMFIFSEKVVFEDKRLDKEMIDIYYDYKKTQGYSEYEIAQKREALENVLIPFTIEENIRMCRDAGFRNISTIFQWANFVTFVAKK